The Cellulophaga sp. L1A9 genome window below encodes:
- a CDS encoding phage integrase SAM-like domain-containing protein, with translation MYPVKLRVYGKTSKKEKWYSLDIDLTEKEFEDIWLNPKNRNLRGSNKDLRLRLQSIENRANDEAKLMDVFNFSKFEFKLFRKTSDKNNLYYHFHLAIEKNIKNDKINTSESFKYTLNSLSNFSKEIKRCAIEKLRFQDITIEWLKDYEKHMLAMGKSYTTVSIYTRTLRVIFNNAIEVNDLNADYYPFGKNKYKIPRTKKVKKALNSNELKVLFESKTANSNEAKAKDFWFFSFACNGINPKDIALLKYSDIKDDKFTYYRAKTFDKTAEKTKIIIYLTDFTKSIIQQYGIKCKNGFVFDIISSEDDTLEQHKKIKNFTRYVNDHIKRIAKANDLPKDISFYYARHSFATNSLRKGASMEFISEALNHSDLSVTKNYFAGFEDEAKKEFANSIMDF, from the coding sequence ATGTATCCTGTAAAACTCCGTGTTTATGGTAAAACAAGTAAAAAAGAAAAATGGTATAGTTTAGACATTGACTTAACGGAAAAAGAGTTTGAAGATATTTGGTTAAATCCTAAAAATCGTAATCTTAGAGGCTCAAATAAAGATTTACGTTTAAGGCTTCAATCTATTGAAAATAGAGCAAATGACGAAGCGAAGTTAATGGATGTATTTAATTTTTCTAAGTTTGAATTTAAGCTATTTAGAAAAACTTCTGACAAAAACAATTTATATTATCATTTTCATTTAGCTATTGAAAAAAACATTAAAAATGACAAAATAAATACTTCTGAAAGCTTCAAATACACTTTAAATTCTTTAAGTAATTTTAGTAAAGAAATAAAGAGGTGCGCTATAGAAAAGCTAAGATTTCAAGATATAACTATAGAGTGGTTGAAAGATTATGAAAAACATATGCTGGCTATGGGCAAAAGTTACACTACAGTTTCAATATACACTAGAACGCTAAGAGTTATCTTCAATAATGCAATTGAGGTCAATGACCTTAATGCTGATTACTACCCATTCGGAAAGAATAAATACAAAATACCAAGAACCAAAAAAGTAAAGAAGGCTCTAAATTCAAATGAGCTTAAAGTTTTATTCGAATCTAAAACAGCAAATAGCAACGAAGCAAAAGCTAAAGATTTTTGGTTTTTTAGCTTTGCCTGCAACGGAATAAATCCAAAGGACATTGCGCTATTAAAATATTCGGATATCAAAGATGATAAATTCACTTACTATAGGGCTAAAACTTTTGATAAAACTGCAGAAAAAACTAAGATTATTATTTATTTGACTGACTTTACGAAAAGTATTATCCAACAATATGGAATTAAATGTAAGAATGGTTTTGTATTTGATATCATAAGTTCTGAAGACGATACTTTAGAACAACATAAAAAAATAAAAAACTTTACGCGCTATGTGAATGACCACATTAAGAGAATTGCAAAAGCAAATGACTTACCAAAGGATATTTCATTTTACTATGCAAGACATAGTTTCGCAACTAATTCACTTCGTAAGGGGGCTAGTATGGAATTTATAAGTGAAGCTTTAAATCATAGCGACCTTAGTGTGACTAAAAATTATTTTGCTGGTTTTGAGGATGAAGCCAAAAAGGAATTCGCTAACTCAATTATGGATTTTTAA
- a CDS encoding neutral zinc metallopeptidase has protein sequence MKWQGRRQSSNVDDQRGRSSSKRGTGGFNPMLLGPLFKLLFSKVGLVIVGVLLIVSFITGNNPLNFIGNLFLGGNSNNQAISSTPYQGTEKENEQAAFSATILASTEDVWNDILDNYREPTLVIFTGQVTSACGSASSATGPFYCPGDEKLYLDLSFFQDMENKMNAPGDFAQAYVIAHEVGHHIQNLMGTTDKLDKLRGQVSKTEFNKYSVRLELQADFLAGVWANHSQSMTQMMENGDLEEALNAANAIGDDRLQRQSTGRVVPDSFTHGTSEQRMRWFKKGFETGDISQGDTFSATSL, from the coding sequence ATGAAATGGCAAGGCAGACGTCAAAGTTCAAATGTAGACGACCAAAGAGGTAGATCTAGTTCAAAAAGAGGTACCGGTGGTTTCAATCCCATGTTACTTGGACCATTATTTAAACTTCTATTTTCAAAAGTCGGTTTAGTCATCGTCGGTGTCCTACTTATAGTCTCATTTATTACTGGTAATAATCCATTAAATTTTATTGGTAATTTATTTCTTGGTGGCAATAGTAACAATCAAGCAATTTCGAGTACACCCTATCAAGGCACTGAGAAAGAAAATGAACAAGCAGCATTCAGTGCTACTATACTTGCCAGTACCGAAGATGTATGGAATGATATTTTGGATAATTATAGAGAGCCAACATTAGTTATTTTCACGGGTCAGGTTACATCTGCCTGTGGTTCTGCTTCTAGTGCTACTGGGCCTTTTTATTGTCCTGGTGACGAGAAATTATATCTTGACCTTAGCTTCTTTCAAGATATGGAAAACAAAATGAATGCCCCTGGAGATTTTGCACAAGCATACGTAATTGCACATGAAGTTGGCCACCATATTCAAAACCTCATGGGAACAACCGATAAGTTAGATAAACTCAGAGGGCAAGTAAGCAAAACAGAATTCAATAAATATTCCGTTCGATTAGAGTTACAGGCAGACTTTTTAGCTGGTGTTTGGGCAAACCACTCACAAAGTATGACTCAAATGATGGAAAATGGTGATCTTGAAGAGGCACTCAATGCTGCCAATGCTATTGGAGATGACCGTTTACAGCGACAGTCTACAGGAAGGGTGGTTCCAGATTCTTTTACACATGGAACATCTGAACAACGGATGAGATGGTTTAAGAAAGGGTTTGAAACCGGAGATATTTCTCAGGGAGATACTTTTAGTGCAACCTCTCTTTAG
- a CDS encoding DUF2914 domain-containing protein, with the protein MKRTLVKFRNSAFRRYLRKYQKYAPLVFFIGGFIFDSLTLGRIDRLYDLIVLCLHMTSLTVALYLYNLADDGKWKNTLLERYQEYLPLAIQFFFGALSSAYVIYFSRSVSLSKTISFFIILVSLLVANEFLKKQISNKYLQFSLYFFVNFTFFTFMIPVFIKVMNTNIFIISGLLSLLFTILFIFVIYRVSPSTRKEIHIGRILGIVFFMYASINIFYYFRLIPPVPLALANGIVAHNVEVKNHNYVVTYETDESYVFWREHRLKFIHNPGENVYIFTSIFAPTDIEKLISHRWNWYDNTINEWQVIEDIGYDITGGRDAGYRGYTFKNNLKQGLWKVEVITKEELILGVVDFEIIINPTLHPKGLVVKKF; encoded by the coding sequence ATGAAAAGAACATTAGTTAAATTTAGAAATAGCGCTTTTAGAAGATATTTAAGGAAATATCAAAAATATGCTCCTCTTGTATTCTTTATTGGCGGATTTATATTTGATTCTTTAACTCTTGGACGTATTGACAGGTTGTATGATTTAATAGTTTTATGCTTACATATGACATCATTGACCGTAGCCCTTTATCTCTATAATCTAGCGGACGATGGTAAATGGAAAAACACACTACTCGAGCGCTATCAGGAATATCTACCATTAGCTATTCAATTCTTTTTCGGTGCACTTTCCAGTGCATATGTCATTTATTTTTCTCGCAGTGTTTCTCTATCCAAGACAATTTCATTCTTTATTATTCTGGTTTCATTATTGGTTGCTAATGAATTTTTAAAAAAACAGATTTCCAATAAGTACCTACAATTTAGTCTTTACTTCTTTGTAAACTTTACCTTTTTCACTTTTATGATACCCGTATTCATAAAAGTAATGAATACAAACATTTTTATAATATCGGGTTTACTCAGCTTGCTGTTTACCATACTATTCATATTCGTCATTTATCGTGTTAGCCCGAGTACTCGTAAAGAAATACATATTGGAAGAATTCTGGGTATTGTATTCTTCATGTACGCTTCCATTAATATATTTTATTACTTTAGACTCATTCCTCCCGTACCTCTTGCGCTAGCAAATGGTATTGTAGCACACAATGTTGAAGTGAAAAATCATAATTATGTAGTTACCTACGAAACCGATGAATCTTACGTATTCTGGAGGGAACATAGACTGAAATTCATTCATAATCCAGGTGAAAATGTATATATTTTCACCTCAATATTTGCTCCAACGGATATTGAAAAGTTAATATCACACCGTTGGAATTGGTATGATAATACGATTAACGAATGGCAAGTTATTGAAGATATTGGCTATGATATTACAGGAGGCAGAGATGCTGGTTATCGCGGCTATACCTTTAAAAATAATTTGAAACAAGGATTATGGAAGGTTGAAGTCATTACAAAAGAAGAGCTTATTTTAGGCGTGGTTGACTTTGAAATCATTATTAACCCTACCCTGCACCCAAAGGGCTTAGTAGTAAAAAAATTCTAA
- a CDS encoding RagB/SusD family nutrient uptake outer membrane protein, protein MDVVSFPDQTRLPSGYGGWGLSSPSHNFALEFYMADGSGTTDAGTTYDATNPNANREMRYYAYLNFQGAQFRGRAVNYALAGTPSETIPDSPDSSNGVVEEIGINQQYSSKTGYSIRKFQDESLIALTDVSPQGSYILYRLAEVFLNYAEAQAELRNDDSARTFVNKISRRALQPDIIASGEELKEAIKRERRIELAFEGHNFFDESRWMNEAHLGFPIKGLTWTKATDDTLSFT, encoded by the coding sequence ATAGATGTAGTATCGTTTCCTGACCAAACACGATTACCAAGTGGTTATGGTGGATGGGGATTATCTTCGCCTTCACATAATTTTGCTTTAGAATTCTATATGGCTGATGGTTCAGGTACTACTGATGCAGGAACTACATACGATGCTACAAACCCAAATGCGAATCGAGAAATGAGGTATTATGCATATTTAAATTTTCAAGGAGCACAATTCAGAGGACGTGCAGTAAATTACGCCTTAGCTGGTACGCCTAGTGAAACAATTCCAGACAGTCCAGATTCTTCAAACGGTGTTGTTGAAGAAATAGGAATAAACCAACAATATTCCTCTAAAACAGGATATAGTATCAGAAAATTTCAAGACGAAAGTTTAATTGCTTTGACGGATGTATCACCGCAAGGCTCCTATATTTTATATCGTTTAGCAGAAGTATTTTTAAACTATGCGGAAGCACAGGCAGAATTAAGGAATGATGATAGTGCTAGAACCTTTGTTAATAAAATATCTCGTAGAGCGCTACAACCAGATATTATTGCTAGCGGAGAGGAATTAAAAGAAGCGATTAAAAGAGAAAGAAGAATTGAACTTGCATTTGAAGGCCACAACTTTTTTGATGAAAGTCGTTGGATGAATGAAGCACATTTAGGCTTCCCTATCAAAGGGTTAACATGGACTAAAGCTACGGATGACACCTTATCTTTTACGTAA
- a CDS encoding T9SS type A sorting domain-containing protein, translated as MFCYAEYIIKDYSLRYNKHFSSYQFDAASTIMDLGEDKIGTGLIENERIYQAFANAARAGNPNLAVSFNNGRGTVKQNAFPFAGSLWSEDYKFGHPYGGNNNHGDVESGLYDRNYTHITRIMDTDGYVHTGDVATWDDKIVGNFHSKLATSAWGDGPYPGWETEDLIQWTYEALSNGGSIVWSGSFSNIFTENVEWREWAFIQMKAIDDYLCLHLNPNAPNWARAYTVLPDATVGEAYSHTLIEGVDFWDPEGDDISALVAMTDAPSWLIINEDPENSGHWILSGIPTETVEYRYNFELEVTDENAFSGIRDVEIKVNFGDTYISVSGIDLILESTFIQVGETFALPNAIYPSGASNQTMLWTSNDPTVATVSNTGAVMALQEGTVMIIATTEDGAFIDATVVTILNNGETISEEESEVVLAYPNPTNAELTLNGVMNSVVHVYDISGKRLMTTEKIVTESETINLSNYPRGTYLLKVYSLEGIARIKILKE; from the coding sequence TTGTTTTGTTATGCAGAATATATTATAAAAGATTATTCTTTAAGATATAACAAACATTTTAGTTCTTATCAGTTTGATGCTGCATCTACAATAATGGACCTTGGTGAAGATAAAATAGGAACTGGACTTATCGAAAATGAACGTATTTATCAAGCCTTTGCTAATGCAGCCAGAGCAGGAAACCCTAACCTTGCAGTGTCTTTTAATAATGGGAGAGGTACTGTGAAACAGAATGCATTTCCTTTCGCAGGTTCTCTTTGGTCAGAAGATTATAAATTCGGTCATCCTTATGGTGGTAATAACAACCATGGAGATGTAGAGAGTGGTCTTTACGATAGAAACTACACTCATATTACTCGTATTATGGACACAGATGGCTACGTTCATACAGGAGATGTTGCTACTTGGGACGATAAAATTGTAGGGAATTTTCATTCTAAACTAGCTACCAGTGCGTGGGGAGATGGTCCTTATCCAGGTTGGGAAACAGAGGATTTGATTCAATGGACTTATGAAGCTTTGTCTAACGGAGGTTCTATTGTTTGGTCTGGATCTTTTTCTAATATTTTTACGGAGAATGTGGAATGGAGAGAATGGGCTTTTATACAGATGAAGGCGATAGATGATTATCTATGTCTGCATTTAAATCCAAATGCGCCTAACTGGGCAAGAGCTTATACCGTTTTGCCTGACGCCACTGTAGGTGAGGCTTATTCTCATACTTTAATAGAAGGTGTAGATTTTTGGGATCCTGAAGGAGATGACATTAGTGCTTTAGTAGCGATGACTGATGCTCCATCCTGGTTAATTATTAATGAGGACCCTGAGAATTCTGGACATTGGATTTTAAGTGGGATACCTACGGAAACAGTTGAGTATAGATATAATTTTGAATTAGAAGTTACAGATGAAAATGCCTTTAGTGGAATTCGTGACGTAGAAATCAAAGTCAATTTTGGGGACACCTACATTTCTGTTTCTGGAATAGATTTAATACTGGAAAGCACATTCATACAAGTAGGAGAAACATTCGCTTTACCGAATGCCATTTATCCTTCCGGTGCAAGTAATCAAACAATGTTATGGACTAGTAATGATCCTACAGTAGCTACGGTTAGTAATACTGGTGCAGTGATGGCGCTACAGGAAGGGACAGTTATGATTATTGCGACTACAGAAGATGGAGCATTTATCGATGCAACTGTGGTAACCATCTTAAATAATGGTGAAACGATATCTGAAGAAGAATCTGAAGTTGTACTAGCATATCCTAATCCTACCAATGCAGAACTTACCCTAAACGGAGTAATGAATTCCGTAGTACATGTTTATGATATTTCTGGCAAACGTTTAATGACCACGGAAAAAATTGTGACAGAGAGCGAAACGATAAATTTGAGTAATTATCCAAGAGGAACATATTTATTGAAGGTGTATAGTCTTGAAGGCATAGCTCGAATAAAAATTTTAAAAGAGTAA
- a CDS encoding glycoside hydrolase family 97 N-terminal domain-containing protein, translating into MLVYHCFQNQKKSYIYIYIYIYIYIFITETGLYNYGSLHLSANKNGLLSVDIVGDVHLKPNFNTPWRIIMVAHSPAYFVEHSYIIQNLNPPSKIKNTVWIKPGIATGDWRASGAVLNII; encoded by the coding sequence ATGCTAGTTTACCACTGCTTTCAAAATCAGAAGAAGAGTTATATATATATATATATATATATATATATATATATATTTATTACCGAAACAGGGTTATATAATTACGGGAGTCTTCATTTGTCTGCTAATAAAAATGGTTTGCTAAGTGTAGATATCGTTGGCGATGTCCATTTAAAACCAAATTTTAATACTCCATGGCGTATAATCATGGTAGCTCATTCGCCAGCTTATTTTGTAGAGCATAGTTATATAATTCAAAATTTAAATCCGCCTTCAAAAATTAAAAATACAGTATGGATTAAACCAGGTATAGCTACAGGGGATTGGAGAGCGAGTGGTGCCGTTTTGAATATAATTTGA
- a CDS encoding glycoside hydrolase family 97 N-terminal domain-containing protein has product MNWKGFSIAEVERDSLRSNWKPLWGTRQNYPDNHNALTLELKDENSYTSFLLRMYDEGLVFKYKIEN; this is encoded by the coding sequence ATGAACTGGAAAGGTTTTTCTATAGCAGAAGTAGAAAGAGATTCATTGCGTAGTAATTGGAAACCATTGTGGGGGACACGACAAAATTACCCAGATAATCATAATGCTTTAACTCTTGAGTTAAAAGATGAAAATTCTTACACATCATTTTTATTAAGAATGTATGATGAAGGTTTAGTTTTTAAATATAAAATTGAGAATTAA
- a CDS encoding glycoside hydrolase N-terminal domain-containing protein, which translates to MNKALIFFYLFTMVPMQTMSQTVLKYDKPASKFTVDQRGNPNTLGYMQEALPLGNGRLGAMFSGGVDREHLMINDITLWMNSKRGLDANEQSGSRIGAYKNFEKVRESYEQGIYGTSENSMESMSTKYLSSTQPLGNYAPFADLYIATGHDSSVVSNYKRSLDARSGLGLVSYDIKEAHFTREYFCSFPNDIISVRYTAQNAKMQLNIHVSTLLKLIDIKAEGNYIVLNGEAPMVKDNMAFQQLIYIDAGNGKLIPQADGSIQIKNATDVKIYLTGYSDYLPIYPSFKGRDYKSDSKLSIESAVGLGYEKLKQAHVKDISELMDRCQLELDYKPSELTTDKLVKRGSSIELENLYFNYSRYLQISSSRRAPVPSNLQGLWNGHLKPAWHSDYHNDINVAMNYWMVETANLPNSFSPYVEWMKILSESGKYVAKETYGIDKGWSVGLNGNIFGFTAPNEHGRRMQQSGAWLCQNLFEHYAFNQDKSYLEAVYPILKGAAEFYVEFLAPWKDGTLLVYPTWSPENSYLTEEQGKLNKQAYGASWDQQLVLNLFTDCIEAATVLGRDEEFKKKLQEIIPKLSPQKIGQYGQVQEWPEDWDSPTDQHRHISHLIALHPGRDFSPLTTKEITAAALVTMKHRGDISTGWSTAWKTNFWARLHNGYKAHQFYQFLTSERAYPNLFDFHPPFQIDGNFGGTAGVCEMLLQSHLRSINNNAQTIENAAFVAYEKRFEDANHFTPVVPDQKLVNAPYILHLLPALPSAWDNGKIKGLRARGGFEVDLSWEKEELIAAKVYATTDGNFRIYSDGLLSEVIALKKGESIIWKDHKITSQIKIKF; encoded by the coding sequence ATGAATAAAGCACTCATATTTTTTTATCTGTTTACCATGGTTCCTATGCAAACTATGTCACAAACGGTATTAAAATATGATAAGCCAGCAAGTAAATTTACAGTAGACCAAAGGGGAAATCCGAATACTTTAGGGTATATGCAAGAGGCTCTACCATTGGGTAATGGACGTTTAGGTGCCATGTTTTCAGGAGGTGTGGATCGGGAGCATTTGATGATAAATGATATTACGTTGTGGATGAACTCTAAACGTGGACTTGATGCCAATGAACAATCCGGCTCAAGAATAGGGGCTTATAAAAACTTTGAAAAAGTAAGAGAATCCTACGAACAGGGTATTTATGGTACTTCAGAAAATAGTATGGAATCCATGTCAACCAAATACCTAAGTAGCACCCAGCCTTTGGGAAATTACGCTCCTTTTGCGGATTTATACATTGCTACAGGACATGATAGTTCTGTAGTAAGCAATTACAAACGTTCTTTAGATGCTCGTTCTGGTTTGGGCTTGGTAAGTTACGATATCAAAGAGGCTCATTTTACTCGAGAGTATTTTTGTAGTTTTCCAAATGATATTATTTCGGTTCGCTATACAGCTCAAAATGCTAAAATGCAACTTAATATCCATGTTAGCACTTTGCTTAAATTAATAGATATAAAGGCTGAAGGAAATTATATTGTTTTGAATGGAGAAGCACCAATGGTGAAGGATAATATGGCTTTTCAACAATTAATTTATATTGATGCTGGTAATGGAAAGTTGATCCCTCAAGCAGATGGTTCGATACAGATAAAAAACGCAACAGATGTCAAGATATATCTAACGGGTTATTCAGATTATCTTCCTATATATCCATCATTTAAAGGTCGTGATTATAAGTCCGACTCTAAATTAAGTATAGAATCAGCTGTTGGGCTCGGGTACGAAAAACTAAAGCAAGCGCATGTAAAAGATATTTCAGAGTTGATGGATCGTTGTCAATTAGAGTTGGATTATAAACCTTCTGAACTAACAACAGATAAATTAGTAAAAAGGGGATCAAGTATAGAATTAGAAAATCTTTATTTTAATTACTCCCGTTATCTGCAAATAAGCAGTTCGCGTAGAGCTCCAGTACCATCAAATTTACAAGGACTTTGGAACGGGCATTTAAAACCCGCTTGGCATAGTGATTATCATAACGATATTAATGTAGCCATGAATTATTGGATGGTGGAAACGGCAAATCTTCCCAATTCTTTTTCTCCTTATGTAGAATGGATGAAAATCTTATCGGAGTCTGGAAAGTATGTGGCAAAAGAAACTTACGGAATCGATAAAGGTTGGAGTGTAGGTCTTAATGGAAATATTTTTGGATTCACAGCTCCCAATGAACATGGGAGACGTATGCAACAATCAGGAGCTTGGTTGTGTCAGAACCTGTTTGAACATTATGCATTTAATCAAGATAAATCTTATTTAGAAGCTGTTTATCCTATTTTAAAAGGAGCTGCCGAATTTTATGTGGAGTTTTTAGCGCCTTGGAAAGATGGAACACTTTTAGTATATCCAACTTGGTCACCTGAAAATAGTTACTTAACAGAAGAACAAGGTAAATTAAATAAACAAGCGTATGGTGCTTCGTGGGATCAGCAGTTAGTGCTGAATTTATTTACAGATTGTATTGAAGCGGCTACAGTTTTAGGTCGTGATGAAGAATTTAAAAAAAAACTTCAAGAAATAATACCAAAACTTAGTCCTCAAAAAATAGGGCAATATGGCCAAGTACAGGAATGGCCAGAAGATTGGGATAGCCCAACAGATCAACACCGCCATATTTCACATTTAATAGCCTTACATCCTGGTCGTGATTTTTCACCGCTTACCACCAAAGAAATTACTGCAGCGGCATTAGTGACAATGAAACATCGTGGAGATATCTCAACAGGATGGAGTACTGCATGGAAAACTAATTTTTGGGCGCGACTGCATAACGGCTACAAGGCGCATCAGTTTTATCAGTTTTTAACTTCGGAACGGGCTTATCCAAATTTGTTCGATTTTCATCCGCCATTCCAAATAGATGGAAATTTTGGAGGAACTGCTGGAGTCTGCGAAATGTTGTTGCAAAGTCACCTTAGGAGTATAAATAACAATGCCCAAACTATTGAAAATGCCGCATTTGTTGCCTATGAAAAGAGATTTGAAGATGCAAATCATTTTACGCCTGTTGTTCCCGATCAAAAGCTTGTTAATGCACCCTATATATTACACTTATTGCCAGCATTACCTTCTGCTTGGGATAATGGGAAAATAAAAGGACTAAGAGCACGTGGTGGTTTTGAAGTGGACCTTTCTTGGGAAAAAGAAGAATTGATAGCGGCAAAAGTATATGCTACTACAGACGGAAATTTTAGAATTTATTCAGATGGACTATTAAGTGAAGTCATTGCATTAAAAAAAGGAGAATCTATAATTTGGAAAGATCATAAAATCACAAGCCAAATAAAGATTAAGTTCTAG
- a CDS encoding arylsulfatase — protein sequence MKHTLFIILSFLLLACQSKKQEAAKIAENKTQNLNIIYILADDLGYGDVQSFNPEGKIPTPNMDLMAANGVKFTDAHTSSAVCTPTRYSILTGRYNWRSTLKSSVIGGYSKSLITPDRVTIASMLKQQGYSTAFIGKWHLGWDWAIKNEEKAKGKGIYSKPDVDFSQPIKNGPSTHGFDYSFGFCGSLDMAPYVYVENDKATMVPTKTTVRRDKKEFWREGLTSDDFVHETVLQDITDKAVSYIGEKAKDKAPFFLYLPLPAPHTPILPSAEFIGKSNTNTYGDFVMQVDDVVRQIREELKKQGISENTLLVFTSDNGCSPKADFEELAKVDHNPSYTFRGTKADIYEGGHRVPFIVEYPKMGLKNASSDKIICTTDFFATCAELTGYKIKDTEAEDSFSMMPLITGKKEIAIREYIVHHSIDGAFAIRQGDWKLDVCEGSGGWSYPTLKDIKNENLDLPAMQLYNLKDDIGETKNLIAEYPEKAAELKAALKKIILDGRSTVGATQKNDGMEGWKQIEPIMN from the coding sequence ATGAAACATACATTATTTATTATTTTGTCATTTTTATTATTGGCTTGTCAATCTAAAAAACAAGAAGCAGCCAAAATAGCTGAAAACAAAACGCAAAACCTAAACATCATCTATATTTTGGCTGATGATTTGGGCTATGGAGATGTTCAGAGTTTTAATCCAGAAGGAAAAATTCCAACGCCTAATATGGATTTAATGGCTGCCAATGGTGTCAAGTTTACTGATGCACATACCTCATCCGCAGTGTGCACACCTACTCGCTACAGTATATTAACTGGACGGTATAATTGGCGTAGTACATTGAAGAGTAGTGTAATAGGTGGGTATTCAAAATCTTTGATTACACCTGATCGTGTTACCATTGCTAGTATGCTAAAACAACAAGGTTATTCGACCGCTTTTATTGGTAAATGGCATTTGGGTTGGGACTGGGCAATCAAAAACGAAGAAAAAGCAAAAGGTAAAGGTATTTACTCAAAACCTGATGTTGATTTTAGTCAACCTATAAAAAATGGACCATCAACGCATGGTTTTGATTATTCTTTTGGTTTTTGCGGTTCATTAGATATGGCTCCTTATGTATATGTGGAGAATGACAAAGCAACTATGGTACCAACCAAGACGACTGTCAGACGTGATAAAAAAGAGTTTTGGAGAGAAGGATTAACTTCAGATGATTTTGTTCATGAAACTGTTTTACAAGATATTACAGATAAAGCGGTGAGCTATATTGGTGAAAAGGCTAAGGATAAAGCACCTTTCTTTTTGTATTTACCGTTACCCGCTCCACATACCCCGATATTACCTTCTGCGGAATTTATAGGCAAAAGCAATACCAATACTTATGGTGATTTTGTAATGCAAGTAGATGATGTGGTACGCCAAATTAGAGAAGAACTAAAAAAACAAGGAATTTCAGAAAACACTTTATTAGTATTTACCAGTGACAATGGCTGTTCTCCAAAAGCTGATTTTGAAGAATTGGCCAAAGTAGATCATAATCCAAGTTATACATTTAGAGGAACAAAAGCAGATATTTATGAGGGTGGACATCGAGTACCTTTTATCGTTGAATATCCAAAAATGGGATTAAAAAATGCTAGCTCGGATAAAATCATTTGTACGACTGACTTTTTTGCTACTTGTGCAGAATTGACAGGCTATAAAATTAAAGATACTGAGGCAGAAGATAGCTTTAGCATGATGCCTTTGATTACAGGTAAAAAAGAAATTGCTATCAGAGAGTATATCGTTCATCATTCGATTGATGGTGCTTTCGCTATTAGACAAGGAGATTGGAAATTAGATGTTTGTGAAGGTTCTGGTGGATGGAGTTATCCAACCTTAAAGGATATAAAAAACGAAAATCTCGATTTACCTGCAATGCAATTATACAATTTGAAAGATGATATTGGCGAAACTAAAAACTTGATTGCCGAATATCCAGAGAAAGCCGCAGAATTAAAAGCAGCTCTTAAAAAAATAATACTTGATGGAAGAAGTACTGTTGGAGCCACTCAGAAAAATGATGGTATGGAAGGTTGGAAGCAGATTGAACCGATTATGAATTAA